One genomic window of Streptomyces sp. NBC_01276 includes the following:
- a CDS encoding dihydrolipoamide acetyltransferase family protein, translating into MTIREFKMPDVGEGLTEAEILKWYVQPGDTVTDGQVVCEVETAKAAVELPIPFDGVVHALLFEEGVTVDVGQVIISVETAGGAGDAGGTAEAAPVEAAPVAAVAAEEEAAPEGRQPVLVGYGVSTASTKRRPRKAAAGAPAANGTGAPAPAVAPRNGSAAPVAPAAPAAPAVAVPAQPDGERPLAKPPVRKLAKDLGIDLAAVVPTGDGGVVTREDVHAAAAAAIAPAPAAVAAAPVAAAAPAAEAPVPVPQAVEASARETRIPVKGVRKVTAQAMVNSAFTAPHVTEFITLDVTRTMKLVQELKDDPDLQGLRINPLLLIAKAVLVAIRRNPDVNASWDEAAQEIVLKHYVNLGIAAATPRGLIVPNIKDAHAKTLGELSTALSGLVATARDGKTSPADMQNGTITITNVGVFGVDTGTPILNPGESAILAVGAIKLQPWVHKGKVKARQVTTLALSFDHRLIDGELGSRFLADIAAVLEHPRRLITWS; encoded by the coding sequence ATGACGATCCGCGAATTCAAGATGCCCGACGTGGGCGAGGGCCTGACCGAGGCCGAGATCCTCAAGTGGTACGTCCAGCCGGGTGACACCGTCACCGACGGGCAGGTCGTCTGCGAGGTCGAGACCGCGAAGGCGGCCGTGGAGCTGCCGATCCCCTTCGACGGGGTGGTGCACGCGCTGCTCTTCGAGGAGGGCGTGACGGTCGACGTCGGCCAGGTCATCATCTCCGTCGAGACGGCCGGTGGTGCGGGCGACGCGGGCGGTACCGCCGAGGCGGCCCCGGTCGAGGCGGCCCCGGTCGCCGCCGTCGCCGCCGAGGAGGAGGCGGCCCCCGAGGGGCGCCAGCCGGTTCTGGTCGGCTACGGGGTCTCCACGGCCTCCACCAAGCGCCGCCCGCGCAAGGCGGCCGCGGGTGCGCCCGCGGCCAACGGCACCGGCGCCCCGGCGCCCGCCGTGGCCCCGCGGAACGGCAGCGCGGCCCCGGTCGCCCCGGCGGCCCCGGCCGCTCCGGCCGTCGCCGTCCCGGCGCAGCCCGACGGGGAGCGCCCGCTGGCCAAGCCGCCGGTGCGCAAGCTCGCCAAGGACCTCGGCATCGACCTGGCCGCGGTGGTCCCCACCGGTGACGGCGGCGTCGTGACCCGCGAGGACGTGCACGCCGCCGCTGCCGCCGCGATCGCCCCGGCGCCCGCGGCCGTCGCTGCGGCTCCGGTCGCCGCCGCGGCTCCGGCCGCCGAAGCGCCCGTACCCGTACCGCAGGCCGTGGAGGCCTCGGCGCGGGAGACCCGGATCCCGGTCAAGGGCGTCCGCAAGGTCACGGCCCAGGCGATGGTCAACTCCGCGTTCACCGCTCCGCACGTCACCGAGTTCATCACGCTCGACGTGACCCGGACGATGAAGCTGGTCCAGGAACTCAAGGACGACCCGGACCTCCAGGGCCTGCGGATCAACCCGCTGCTCCTGATCGCGAAGGCCGTGCTCGTCGCGATCCGCCGCAACCCGGACGTCAACGCGTCCTGGGACGAGGCGGCCCAGGAGATCGTGCTCAAGCACTACGTCAACCTGGGCATCGCGGCGGCCACCCCGCGCGGGCTGATCGTCCCGAACATCAAGGACGCGCACGCCAAGACCCTCGGCGAGCTGTCGACGGCCCTGTCCGGGCTGGTCGCCACGGCCCGCGACGGCAAGACCTCACCGGCCGACATGCAGAACGGCACCATCACCATCACCAACGTCGGCGTCTTCGGCGTCGACACCGGTACACCCATCCTGAACCCGGGCGAGTCCGCGATCCTCGCGGTCGGCGCGATCAAGCTCCAGCCGTGGGTCCACAAGGGCAAGGTGAAGGCCCGCCAGGTCACCACCCTGGCGCTGTCGTTCGACCACCGTCTGATCGACGGCGAGCTCGGATCCCGCTTCCTGGCCGACATCGCGGCCGTCCTGGAGCACCCGCGCCGGCTGATCACCTGGTCGTAA
- a CDS encoding DUF1266 domain-containing protein, protein MDGWTAPSAIERELYEAKSRGDWPAFLDALARAELFLPQHRAAVDADPRQARFHPAPGGASLAVYTRGMLPAPDEHTVYLRQSLAWFANAWDDRDPAYLAVNPGCPAEAYLTTRPEDRARWRAHWDAASSWGLAEGAVHALHTGGPLHGPVAHGLAVGAHLAVANGEFWNALAQHGNGYTRERERMRKWWGVTDGAGWLEALRQLQNADAVSPVWEYALRVRRVLASDFAGPVDVEHWRHAAETSLRRGAERSAEPQLTPEGVTVVEPRPAAEVEGEIAGVRRLIGRIARYEQRFRADGLLPPDGWVRSVEGWDHGRASQMARWGVATRYGTLEDAERGVLRAGEAARGAYRSWADFSAGYSLGRCLHFDEEEFGDWYTSSLATHLTLTTDPASPWLNIPWH, encoded by the coding sequence ATGGATGGCTGGACGGCGCCGAGCGCGATCGAGAGAGAGCTGTACGAGGCGAAGTCCCGCGGGGACTGGCCGGCCTTCCTGGACGCCCTCGCCCGCGCCGAGCTGTTCCTCCCCCAGCACCGCGCCGCCGTCGACGCCGATCCGCGGCAGGCCCGTTTCCACCCCGCCCCCGGCGGGGCGAGCCTGGCCGTCTACACCCGGGGCATGCTGCCCGCTCCCGACGAGCACACCGTGTACCTGCGCCAGAGCCTCGCCTGGTTCGCGAATGCCTGGGACGACCGGGATCCCGCCTACCTCGCCGTGAACCCCGGCTGCCCCGCCGAGGCCTACCTCACCACCCGCCCCGAGGACCGCGCCCGCTGGCGCGCGCACTGGGACGCCGCCTCCTCGTGGGGCCTGGCCGAAGGCGCCGTGCACGCCCTGCACACCGGCGGGCCGCTGCACGGCCCGGTCGCGCACGGGCTGGCCGTCGGCGCGCACCTCGCCGTCGCCAACGGGGAGTTCTGGAACGCCCTCGCCCAGCACGGCAACGGCTACACCCGCGAGCGCGAGCGGATGCGCAAGTGGTGGGGCGTCACCGACGGCGCGGGCTGGCTGGAGGCCCTGCGGCAGCTGCAGAACGCCGACGCCGTCAGCCCCGTCTGGGAGTACGCGCTGCGCGTGCGCCGCGTCCTCGCCTCCGACTTCGCCGGGCCCGTCGACGTGGAGCACTGGCGGCACGCCGCCGAGACCAGCCTGCGCCGGGGCGCCGAACGCTCCGCCGAGCCGCAGCTCACCCCCGAAGGGGTCACCGTCGTCGAGCCGCGCCCCGCCGCCGAGGTCGAGGGCGAGATCGCCGGGGTGCGCCGGCTCATCGGCCGGATCGCCCGCTACGAGCAGCGCTTCCGGGCCGACGGGCTGCTCCCGCCGGACGGCTGGGTGCGCTCCGTGGAGGGCTGGGACCACGGGCGGGCCTCCCAGATGGCCCGCTGGGGCGTCGCCACCCGCTACGGCACCCTGGAGGACGCCGAGCGGGGCGTGCTCCGCGCCGGCGAGGCGGCCCGCGGGGCCTACCGCTCCTGGGCGGACTTCTCCGCCGGGTACTCCCTCGGCCGGTGCCTGCACTTCGACGAGGAGGAGTTCGGGGACTGGTACACCTCCTCGCTCGCCACCCACCTGACGCTGACCACCGACCCGGCCAGTCCCTGGCTCAACATCCCCTGGCACTGA
- a CDS encoding protease inhibitor I42 family protein produces the protein MEVRRIGLGPGETYTLRLPGRGARGYVWTWQVTGDEDAVTVAVADAGPGAERGPLPGEAVERAYTLRGRRPGARARIRFAQIRPPYPQEAPYDELLLEVEVHGKR, from the coding sequence GTGGAGGTGCGCCGGATCGGGCTGGGGCCGGGCGAGACGTACACCCTGCGGCTGCCGGGCCGGGGGGCGCGCGGCTACGTGTGGACCTGGCAGGTGACGGGGGACGAGGACGCCGTCACGGTCGCGGTGGCGGACGCCGGGCCCGGCGCGGAGCGCGGTCCCCTGCCCGGGGAGGCCGTCGAGCGGGCGTACACGCTCCGGGGCCGCCGGCCCGGGGCGCGGGCCCGTATCCGGTTCGCACAGATCAGGCCGCCGTACCCGCAGGAGGCCCCGTACGACGAACTCCTGCTGGAGGTCGAGGTCCACGGCAAGCGGTGA
- a CDS encoding alpha-ketoacid dehydrogenase subunit beta — protein sequence MAIEKMSIAKALNESLRKAMETDPKVLIMGEDVGKLGGVFRITDGLQKDFGEERVIDTPLAESGIVGTAIGLALRGYRPVVEIQFDGFVFPAYDQIVTQLAKMHARSLGTIKLPVVIRIPYAGGIGAVEHHSESPETLFAHVPGLKVVSPSNASDAYWMLQQAILSDDPVIFFEPKRRYWDKGEVDVDAIPGELHKARVTRSGTDLTLAAYGPMVKVCMEAAAAAAEEGKSVEVVDLRSMSPVDFDGLQASVERTRRLVVVHEAPVFLGVGAEIAARITERCFYHLEAPVLRVGGFHAPYPPARLEDEYLPGLDRVLDAVDRSLAY from the coding sequence ATGGCCATCGAGAAGATGTCGATCGCGAAGGCGCTCAACGAGTCGCTGCGCAAAGCCATGGAGACGGACCCCAAGGTCCTGATCATGGGCGAGGACGTCGGCAAGCTGGGCGGTGTCTTCCGCATCACCGACGGACTCCAGAAGGACTTCGGCGAGGAGCGGGTCATCGACACCCCGCTCGCCGAGTCGGGCATCGTCGGCACCGCCATCGGCCTGGCCCTGCGCGGGTACCGGCCGGTCGTGGAGATCCAGTTCGACGGTTTCGTCTTCCCCGCGTACGACCAGATCGTCACGCAGCTCGCGAAGATGCACGCCCGTTCCCTCGGCACGATCAAGCTGCCGGTCGTCATCCGCATCCCGTACGCCGGCGGCATCGGCGCGGTCGAGCACCACAGCGAGTCCCCGGAGACGCTCTTCGCGCACGTCCCGGGCCTGAAGGTGGTCTCGCCGTCCAACGCCAGCGACGCCTACTGGATGCTCCAGCAGGCGATCCTCAGCGACGACCCGGTGATCTTCTTCGAGCCGAAGCGCCGCTACTGGGACAAGGGCGAGGTCGACGTCGACGCCATTCCCGGCGAGCTGCACAAGGCGCGCGTCACCCGCTCCGGCACCGACCTGACCCTGGCGGCCTACGGCCCCATGGTGAAGGTCTGCATGGAGGCGGCGGCCGCGGCGGCCGAGGAGGGCAAGTCGGTGGAGGTCGTCGACCTGCGCTCGATGTCCCCCGTCGACTTCGACGGGCTGCAGGCCTCGGTCGAGCGCACCCGCCGGCTCGTGGTCGTCCACGAGGCGCCGGTGTTCCTGGGCGTGGGCGCGGAGATCGCCGCCCGCATCACGGAGCGGTGCTTCTACCACCTGGAGGCTCCGGTGCTGCGCGTGGGCGGGTTCCACGCCCCGTACCCGCCGGCCCGCCTGGAGGACGAGTACCTGCCGGGCCTGGACAGGGTGCTCGACGCCGTCGACCGCTCGCTGGCGTACTGA
- a CDS encoding FAD-dependent monooxygenase — protein MRGGTVAVVGGSIAGCAFAAAAVRAGADEVVVLERTRGRLADRGLGLCVHDDRAAELAAAGALPAGIPAHRLERRRWVVREPGAQGGRLIWEQPFPFHSYHWGLLWRGLRAATPDRVRYRQGVTVAGVAADAGGAAEVRTADGSAERYDLAVGADGYRSVVREAVCPGSRPHYAGYVCWRGNFDAARLPEPDGGGTDPHPEAVTTVCFAGGSCVIYRIPGPDGPRVNWVLYAPPPQDGALRYDDPTSFPPGALTPELSGHLRELLEREFPPYWGRALALTDPADTFVQPIYDLETARTTAGRLLLAGDAATVVRPHNTSGAAKALQDATAFAAAWRRADSWEELLGAYQAARGPAGRDLVALARRLGRAQVERTPPWAEMSRDEVAAWWQAQLAGAAGIGGQALTP, from the coding sequence ATGCGGGGCGGAACGGTAGCGGTCGTCGGCGGGAGCATCGCGGGGTGCGCGTTCGCCGCCGCGGCGGTGCGGGCGGGGGCGGACGAGGTCGTCGTACTGGAGCGCACGCGCGGCCGGCTCGCGGACCGGGGCCTGGGGCTCTGCGTCCACGACGACCGGGCCGCCGAACTGGCCGCGGCCGGGGCGCTGCCCGCGGGGATCCCCGCGCACCGGCTGGAGCGGCGCCGGTGGGTGGTGCGGGAGCCCGGCGCGCAGGGCGGCCGGCTGATCTGGGAGCAGCCCTTCCCCTTCCACTCGTACCACTGGGGGCTGCTGTGGCGCGGGCTGCGCGCGGCCACTCCCGACCGGGTGCGCTACCGGCAGGGCGTGACGGTGGCGGGCGTGGCCGCGGACGCGGGCGGCGCCGCCGAGGTGCGGACCGCCGACGGCTCCGCCGAGCGCTACGACCTGGCCGTCGGGGCGGACGGCTACCGCTCCGTGGTCCGCGAGGCGGTCTGCCCGGGGTCCCGGCCGCACTACGCCGGGTACGTGTGCTGGCGCGGCAACTTCGACGCGGCCCGGCTGCCGGAGCCCGACGGCGGGGGCACCGACCCGCACCCCGAGGCCGTCACCACCGTCTGCTTCGCGGGCGGGAGCTGCGTGATCTACCGGATCCCCGGTCCGGACGGACCCCGGGTGAACTGGGTGCTCTACGCCCCGCCGCCGCAGGACGGCGCCCTGCGCTACGACGACCCGACCAGCTTCCCGCCGGGCGCGCTGACCCCGGAGCTGTCGGGACACCTGCGGGAGCTCCTGGAGCGGGAGTTCCCGCCGTACTGGGGCCGGGCGCTCGCGCTGACCGACCCGGCGGACACCTTCGTGCAGCCGATCTACGACCTGGAGACCGCGCGCACCACCGCCGGGCGGCTCCTGCTCGCCGGTGACGCGGCCACCGTGGTGCGCCCCCACAACACCAGCGGCGCCGCCAAGGCGCTCCAGGACGCGACCGCGTTCGCCGCCGCGTGGCGCCGGGCGGACTCCTGGGAGGAGCTGCTGGGCGCCTACCAGGCCGCCCGGGGCCCGGCCGGCCGCGACCTCGTCGCCCTCGCCCGCCGGCTGGGCCGGGCACAGGTGGAGCGGACGCCGCCGTGGGCGGAGATGAGCCGCGACGAGGTGGCGGCGTGGTGGCAGGCACAGCTGGCGGGGGCCGCGGGGATCGGGGGCCAGGCGCTGACCCCGTAG
- a CDS encoding GNAT family N-acetyltransferase, with amino-acid sequence MIFRAATTDPTALDRAVAYRADGPVAALTAERIREELAADRIRPEWIWSAEDEDGELLARALWWGRADSERPVVLDCLQVREGVADPAGLAAGLLEAGHAAFGKAPGYNISLPRDWRSDPALAPAVAWRREAARRAGLRQEVERLRYEWTPAAGTAAPTGRLVFREGTDEEFLDVFARLSRGSLDVNTRQELAVMTEEEFAKDDFAFYLDCPGERSWWRLAHLPDGTLAGMAIPSATPYHRNVGYLGVVPEQRGKGLIDEVLGEITRFHAADGAGRITATTDTVNVPMAAAFDRAGYEVTEIRLVLEEPAMV; translated from the coding sequence GTGATCTTTCGCGCCGCCACCACGGACCCCACCGCCCTCGACCGCGCCGTCGCCTACCGGGCCGACGGCCCCGTCGCCGCCCTGACCGCCGAGCGGATCCGCGAGGAGCTCGCCGCGGACCGGATCCGTCCCGAGTGGATCTGGTCCGCCGAGGACGAGGACGGGGAACTGCTCGCCCGCGCCCTGTGGTGGGGGCGCGCCGACAGCGAGCGGCCCGTCGTGCTCGACTGCCTCCAGGTCCGCGAGGGCGTGGCCGACCCGGCCGGCCTCGCCGCGGGCCTCCTGGAAGCCGGCCACGCCGCCTTCGGCAAGGCCCCGGGCTACAACATCTCGCTGCCCCGCGACTGGCGGTCCGACCCGGCGCTGGCCCCGGCGGTCGCCTGGCGGCGGGAAGCCGCGCGGCGGGCCGGCCTGCGGCAGGAGGTCGAGCGCCTGCGCTACGAGTGGACCCCGGCCGCAGGGACCGCCGCACCCACCGGACGCCTGGTCTTCCGCGAGGGCACCGACGAGGAGTTCCTCGACGTCTTCGCCAGGCTGTCCCGGGGCAGCCTCGACGTGAACACCCGGCAGGAACTGGCCGTGATGACGGAGGAGGAGTTCGCCAAGGACGACTTCGCCTTCTACCTCGACTGCCCCGGCGAGCGCTCCTGGTGGCGCCTGGCCCACCTGCCCGACGGCACCCTCGCCGGCATGGCCATCCCCTCCGCGACCCCCTACCACCGCAACGTCGGCTACCTCGGCGTCGTCCCGGAGCAGCGCGGCAAGGGCCTCATCGACGAGGTCCTCGGCGAGATCACCCGCTTCCACGCCGCCGACGGCGCGGGGCGGATCACCGCGACCACCGACACCGTCAACGTCCCGATGGCCGCCGCCTTCGACCGGGCCGGCTACGAGGTCACCGAGATCCGTCTCGTCCTGGAGGAGCCGGCGATGGTGTGA
- a CDS encoding C1 family peptidase, whose amino-acid sequence MPGESVQTAGELRAQLVARGARWSVSEHLADGDPVPRPALGLEPGVNLTPAAEAGTVDLRELIGHPSGNPHLTRRRAAHGLLPDGGADGGAGTAAGTDADTAVDTAAGATAGVMAGVMAGRPVAVDWRSRWGWPWLTKVKDQNPCGSCWAFGAAGLVESMARIEHDVWAERSEGDVHDGLKSTCGQGGNPETALDWIRANGGLADPDCWPYSPPPPGLPAERRDAWRAEYTPSWDRSGRTVRITDYVRLGDVEQQKAWLDTVGPLTACFDVYDDFFGLGSGVYHRTSDRLAGGHCVLVVGYDDAAGCWLFKNSWGTGYHVGGYGRIAYGEVNIDYWAKCGLRGTNIDPWSKRRLHAGSVYESGNGRAHRNFEMAAAAGGGRLQHWWREGDAPFAWSRGAAFAGDAGGQPAFTGSTYNRNMESLHVTTGGRLRHWYYEQSVGVWRDGGAFGPGDAALGSTPGFIQSDYGAPGNFEVVVRTADGRLNHWWRINGAPWTWNDGGRFASGIAHYGPALVQTRSRHLDLVAARTDGTMQLWWRDDPNGFVWRPGEVFGGGITSAPCMVEAQYGAADEDTAGNYELCAARADGRVEHWWRGNASGAAWARGGVFGHDVLTVTGMLQGSFGFNLEVVVLRTDRLLQHYWRDGAGWHEGPVIGPA is encoded by the coding sequence ATGCCGGGGGAGTCTGTCCAGACGGCCGGGGAGCTGCGGGCGCAGCTCGTGGCGCGGGGGGCGCGGTGGTCGGTGAGCGAGCACCTGGCCGACGGGGATCCGGTGCCGCGCCCGGCGCTCGGTCTGGAACCGGGGGTGAACCTGACCCCGGCCGCGGAGGCCGGGACCGTGGACCTGAGGGAGCTGATCGGCCACCCCAGCGGCAATCCGCACCTGACCCGGCGCCGGGCCGCGCACGGCCTGCTCCCGGACGGCGGCGCGGACGGCGGCGCGGGCACCGCCGCCGGAACGGACGCGGACACGGCGGTGGACACGGCGGCGGGCGCGACGGCGGGCGTGATGGCCGGCGTGATGGCCGGCCGGCCCGTCGCCGTGGACTGGCGGTCCCGCTGGGGCTGGCCCTGGCTGACGAAGGTGAAGGACCAGAACCCCTGCGGGTCCTGCTGGGCCTTCGGCGCGGCGGGTCTCGTCGAGTCGATGGCCCGGATCGAGCACGACGTGTGGGCGGAGCGGTCCGAGGGGGACGTCCACGACGGGCTCAAGTCCACCTGCGGGCAGGGCGGCAACCCGGAGACCGCCCTCGACTGGATCCGCGCCAACGGCGGCCTCGCCGACCCGGACTGCTGGCCCTACAGCCCCCCGCCCCCCGGACTGCCCGCCGAGCGGCGCGACGCCTGGAGGGCCGAGTACACGCCCAGCTGGGACCGCTCGGGCCGGACCGTGCGGATCACCGACTACGTCCGTCTGGGGGACGTGGAGCAGCAGAAGGCGTGGCTGGACACGGTCGGCCCGCTCACCGCCTGCTTCGACGTCTACGACGACTTCTTCGGGCTCGGCTCCGGCGTCTACCACCGCACCAGCGACCGGCTCGCGGGCGGCCACTGCGTGCTGGTCGTCGGCTACGACGACGCGGCCGGCTGCTGGCTGTTCAAGAACTCCTGGGGGACCGGCTACCACGTCGGCGGGTACGGCCGGATCGCCTACGGCGAGGTCAACATCGACTACTGGGCCAAGTGCGGACTGCGCGGCACCAACATCGACCCCTGGAGCAAGCGCCGCCTGCACGCGGGCAGCGTCTACGAGAGCGGCAACGGCCGGGCCCACCGCAACTTCGAGATGGCCGCGGCGGCGGGCGGCGGCCGGCTCCAGCACTGGTGGCGCGAGGGCGACGCCCCCTTCGCCTGGTCCCGGGGGGCGGCCTTCGCGGGCGACGCCGGCGGCCAGCCCGCCTTCACCGGCTCCACCTACAACCGGAACATGGAGTCCCTGCACGTCACCACGGGCGGCCGGCTGCGCCACTGGTACTACGAGCAGTCCGTCGGCGTCTGGCGCGACGGCGGCGCCTTCGGCCCCGGGGACGCGGCGCTCGGCTCGACGCCCGGGTTCATCCAGAGCGACTACGGCGCGCCGGGCAACTTCGAGGTGGTCGTGCGCACCGCCGACGGCCGCCTGAACCACTGGTGGCGGATCAACGGCGCCCCCTGGACCTGGAACGACGGCGGCCGCTTCGCCTCCGGGATCGCCCACTACGGCCCCGCCCTGGTACAGACCCGCAGCCGCCACCTGGACCTGGTGGCGGCCCGTACGGACGGCACGATGCAACTGTGGTGGCGCGACGACCCCAACGGCTTCGTCTGGCGCCCCGGCGAGGTCTTCGGCGGCGGGATCACCTCGGCGCCCTGCATGGTCGAGGCCCAGTACGGGGCCGCGGACGAGGACACCGCCGGGAACTACGAACTGTGCGCGGCCCGCGCGGACGGCCGCGTCGAGCACTGGTGGCGCGGGAACGCCTCGGGCGCCGCCTGGGCCCGCGGTGGCGTCTTCGGGCACGACGTGCTCACCGTCACCGGGATGCTCCAGGGCAGCTTCGGGTTCAACCTGGAAGTCGTGGTCCTGCGCACCGACCGCCTGCTCCAGCACTACTGGCGCGACGGTGCCGGCTGGCACGAGGGGCCGGTCATCGGCCCGGCATGA
- a CDS encoding TetR/AcrR family transcriptional regulator, with protein MEEEAPGGGPEGTADALPPRKLARRIAIARAACTVFGREGYARASVDALAAAAGVSTRTLYNHFPGGKSELFRAVVTWSSGEVRDAHVATVRTLLDPGRPPHPDNLERDLAALVRALIDVMVKHPDHFALVRHIHAEADHVPSEVLAAWKSAGPGPVGDALAAALAGLAEAGLIDVHGDAELAGAHLTALTSGSVAQLSHYGVLPLSEARTDRLVRGGVAAFLRAYRARRGPATGASGQLSADL; from the coding sequence ATGGAGGAGGAAGCCCCGGGCGGCGGCCCGGAGGGGACGGCGGACGCGCTCCCGCCCCGGAAGCTGGCCAGGCGGATCGCGATCGCGCGCGCCGCCTGCACGGTGTTCGGCCGCGAGGGGTACGCGCGCGCCTCCGTCGACGCCCTCGCCGCCGCGGCCGGCGTCTCGACGCGGACGCTCTACAACCACTTCCCCGGAGGCAAGTCGGAGCTCTTCCGGGCCGTCGTGACCTGGAGCTCGGGCGAGGTGCGGGACGCCCACGTGGCCACCGTGCGCACCCTGCTGGACCCCGGGCGCCCGCCCCACCCGGACAACCTGGAACGGGACCTGGCCGCCCTGGTCCGGGCACTGATCGACGTGATGGTGAAGCACCCCGACCACTTCGCGCTCGTGCGCCACATCCACGCCGAGGCCGACCACGTACCGTCCGAGGTGCTGGCGGCCTGGAAGTCCGCGGGCCCCGGACCGGTCGGGGACGCCCTCGCGGCCGCCCTGGCGGGCCTCGCGGAGGCGGGGCTGATCGACGTGCACGGCGACGCGGAGCTGGCGGGCGCCCACCTCACGGCGCTGACCTCCGGCTCCGTCGCACAGCTCTCGCACTACGGGGTCCTGCCCCTGTCCGAGGCCCGGACCGACCGCCTCGTCCGGGGCGGCGTCGCGGCCTTCCTCCGTGCCTACCGGGCCCGCCGGGGGCCCGCCACGGGTGCTTCAGGGCAGCTGTCCGCCGACCTGTGA
- a CDS encoding PPOX class F420-dependent oxidoreductase — protein sequence MTIALNDTVRQLLDSPHPAVLSTIDPDGSPQSSVVWVTRDGDDVLISTERGRRKERNAVRDGRVGLTVFDLANPYLYAEIRGTVTVTEDTGRAVAVRIAEEYLGPGAGKEYGDTGDGAVRVVLRLTPSKVLGNAAKA from the coding sequence ATGACGATTGCGCTGAACGACACCGTTCGACAGCTCCTCGACTCCCCGCACCCGGCGGTGCTCTCCACCATCGACCCCGACGGCAGTCCGCAGAGTTCGGTGGTCTGGGTGACCCGGGACGGCGACGACGTCCTGATCTCCACCGAGCGGGGCCGGCGCAAGGAGCGCAACGCGGTCCGCGACGGACGGGTCGGCCTGACCGTCTTCGACCTGGCCAACCCGTACCTCTACGCTGAGATCCGCGGCACCGTGACCGTCACCGAGGACACCGGCCGCGCGGTCGCCGTCCGCATCGCCGAGGAGTACCTCGGCCCGGGCGCCGGCAAGGAGTACGGGGACACGGGGGACGGCGCGGTACGGGTGGTCCTGCGCCTCACCCCGTCCAAGGTCCTCGGCAACGCCGCGAAGGCCTAG
- a CDS encoding DHA2 family efflux MFS transporter permease subunit codes for MPTAPTAEDSPAALGAAPGQLGRILTVVITGAVMSVLDMTIVNVALDRLSQSFGAPLETVQWTATAYTLALAAVIPTSAWATGRIGAKRTYLTALSLFTLGSLLAACAWSAGSLIAFRAVQGLGGGLLMPVGMTMVMRAADRDRLGRAMALLGLPVLVGPVAGPMLGGWLIDAASWQWIFLVNLPVGAVALILAARLLRPDSPLGAAAPPRLDVPGLLSLSPGLALLLYGLSRGGGSGGFGSPGVLLPLLGGAVLVAAFARRALRVPEPLLDLRLLRDRTFASAICTLAPFTCGYFGSMLLAPVYWQQARGLSASAAGLLVAPVGLAVGVTMQIASRRVDEVAPRRLIPVGVAVAALGMLLAGLRTGASGVPGGQVVGSLMLMGVGAGMVLMPTMTTAGRDLPAARMAAASTALSINSQLCASVGTALTSVVLGAAGTNPAGFRTAYAVAAGLIALSLWPALRLPGGRRDQAA; via the coding sequence ATGCCGACCGCACCCACCGCCGAGGACTCGCCGGCGGCGTTAGGGGCCGCGCCCGGGCAGCTCGGGCGCATCCTCACCGTCGTGATCACCGGCGCCGTCATGTCCGTCCTCGACATGACCATCGTCAACGTGGCCCTCGACAGGCTCTCCCAGTCCTTCGGAGCCCCGCTGGAGACCGTCCAGTGGACCGCCACCGCCTACACCCTGGCCCTGGCCGCCGTCATCCCGACATCGGCCTGGGCGACGGGCCGGATCGGCGCGAAGCGCACCTACCTCACGGCCCTGTCCCTGTTCACCCTCGGCTCCCTGCTCGCCGCGTGCGCGTGGAGCGCCGGCAGCCTGATCGCCTTCCGCGCCGTCCAGGGCCTGGGCGGCGGACTGCTGATGCCGGTCGGCATGACGATGGTGATGCGGGCCGCCGACCGCGACCGGCTCGGGCGGGCGATGGCCCTCCTGGGGCTGCCCGTGCTCGTCGGCCCCGTGGCCGGACCGATGCTGGGCGGCTGGCTGATCGACGCCGCCTCCTGGCAGTGGATCTTCCTCGTCAACCTGCCCGTCGGAGCGGTCGCCCTCATTCTCGCGGCGAGGCTGCTGCGCCCGGACTCCCCCCTGGGCGCGGCGGCTCCGCCGCGGCTCGACGTCCCCGGACTGCTGAGCCTCTCCCCCGGTCTCGCACTGCTCCTGTACGGGCTGTCCCGGGGCGGCGGGAGCGGCGGTTTCGGCTCCCCCGGGGTGCTGCTGCCCCTGCTGGGCGGCGCCGTTCTCGTCGCGGCCTTCGCACGGCGCGCGCTGCGCGTGCCGGAGCCGCTGCTGGACCTGCGGCTGCTGCGCGACCGCACCTTCGCCTCCGCCATCTGCACGCTCGCCCCGTTCACCTGCGGCTACTTCGGCTCCATGCTGCTGGCCCCGGTGTACTGGCAGCAGGCGCGCGGGCTGAGCGCGAGCGCGGCGGGGCTGCTGGTGGCGCCCGTCGGCCTCGCGGTCGGGGTGACCATGCAGATCGCTTCCCGGCGCGTCGACGAGGTCGCCCCGCGGCGGCTGATCCCCGTGGGGGTGGCGGTCGCGGCCCTCGGCATGCTCCTCGCCGGCCTGCGGACCGGTGCGTCGGGGGTGCCGGGCGGGCAGGTCGTGGGCTCGCTGATGCTGATGGGCGTCGGCGCCGGGATGGTGCTCATGCCGACGATGACCACCGCCGGCCGGGACCTGCCCGCCGCGCGCATGGCGGCGGCGAGCACGGCCCTCAGCATCAACTCCCAGCTGTGCGCCTCGGTCGGGACGGCCCTCACGTCCGTGGTCCTGGGCGCGGCGGGCACCAACCCGGCCGGCTTCCGCACCGCGTACGCGGTGGCGGCGGGACTGATCGCGCTGTCCCTGTGGCCGGCGCTGCGCCTGCCGGGGGGGCGGCGGGACCAGGCCGCCTAG